A region from the Streptomyces sp. 3214.6 genome encodes:
- a CDS encoding nitrite/sulfite reductase has protein sequence MAATPQNPAAATPRRKVSRHRGEGQWAAGHHTPLNGNEQFKKDDDGLNVRTRIETIYSKRGFDSIDPNDLRGRMRWWGLYTQRKPGIDGGKTAILEPEELDDKYFMLRVRIDGGRLTTQQLRVIGEISQEFARGSADVTDRQNIQLHWIRIEDVPEIWNRLEAVGLSTTEACGDCPRVVIGSPVAGIAEDEIIDGTSAIDEIHERYIGSKEFSNLPRKFKTAISGSPLLDVVHEINDIAFVGVEHPEHGPGFDLWVGGGLSTNPKLGVRLGAWVPLDEVPEVWAGVVGIFRDWGYRRLRTRARLKFLVADWGAEKFRQVLEDDYLKRKLVDGPAPAEPAGRWRDHVGVHRQKDGRFYVGFAPRVGRVDGATLTKIAEVAEAHGSGRVRTTVEQKMIVLDVEEAQVEPLVEALEALDLTAKPSPFRRGTMACTGIEYCKLAIVETKARGSQLIDELERRIPEFDEPITINLNGCPNACARIQVADIGLKGQLVLNDQGEQVEGYQVHLGGALGLEAGFGRKVRGLKVTSAELPDYVERVLKRFQAERTEGERFAAWASRASEEALS, from the coding sequence ATGGCCGCCACCCCGCAGAACCCTGCCGCCGCGACTCCCCGCCGCAAGGTGAGCCGTCACCGCGGTGAGGGCCAGTGGGCCGCGGGGCACCACACCCCGCTGAACGGCAACGAGCAGTTCAAGAAGGACGACGACGGTCTCAATGTGCGGACACGCATTGAGACGATCTACTCCAAGCGGGGCTTCGACTCGATCGACCCCAACGACCTTCGTGGACGTATGCGCTGGTGGGGCCTGTACACCCAGCGCAAGCCCGGGATCGACGGCGGCAAGACCGCGATCCTGGAGCCGGAGGAGCTGGACGACAAGTACTTCATGCTGCGGGTGCGGATCGACGGCGGACGCCTCACCACCCAGCAGCTGCGCGTGATCGGCGAGATCTCGCAGGAGTTCGCGCGCGGCAGCGCGGACGTCACCGACCGGCAGAACATCCAGCTGCACTGGATCCGCATCGAGGACGTGCCGGAGATCTGGAACCGGCTGGAGGCCGTCGGGCTGTCCACCACCGAGGCCTGCGGCGACTGCCCGCGTGTGGTCATCGGCTCGCCGGTCGCCGGCATCGCCGAGGACGAGATCATCGACGGCACGTCCGCCATCGACGAGATCCACGAGCGGTACATCGGCAGCAAGGAGTTCTCCAACCTGCCGCGCAAGTTCAAGACGGCGATCTCCGGCTCCCCGCTCCTGGACGTCGTCCACGAGATCAACGACATCGCGTTCGTCGGCGTCGAGCACCCCGAGCACGGCCCCGGCTTCGACCTGTGGGTCGGCGGCGGCCTGTCCACCAACCCGAAGCTCGGCGTCCGGCTCGGCGCCTGGGTGCCGCTGGACGAGGTGCCCGAGGTGTGGGCCGGTGTGGTCGGCATCTTCCGCGACTGGGGCTACCGCCGCCTGCGTACCCGCGCCCGTTTGAAGTTCCTGGTCGCCGACTGGGGCGCGGAGAAGTTCCGCCAGGTCCTGGAGGACGACTACCTGAAGCGGAAGCTGGTCGACGGCCCCGCGCCCGCCGAGCCCGCGGGCCGCTGGCGCGACCACGTCGGCGTGCACCGCCAGAAGGACGGCCGGTTCTACGTCGGTTTCGCCCCGCGCGTCGGCCGCGTCGACGGCGCCACGCTCACGAAGATCGCCGAGGTCGCGGAGGCCCACGGCTCGGGCCGGGTCCGTACCACCGTCGAGCAGAAGATGATCGTCCTCGATGTCGAGGAGGCGCAGGTCGAGCCGCTGGTCGAGGCGCTGGAGGCGCTGGACCTGACGGCCAAGCCGTCCCCCTTCAGGCGCGGCACCATGGCCTGCACCGGCATCGAGTACTGCAAGCTCGCCATCGTCGAGACCAAGGCGCGGGGCTCCCAGCTGATCGACGAACTGGAGCGCCGCATCCCGGAGTTCGACGAGCCGATCACCATCAACCTCAACGGCTGCCCGAACGCCTGCGCCCGTATCCAGGTCGCGGACATCGGTCTCAAGGGCCAGCTGGTCCTCAACGACCAGGGCGAGCAGGTCGAGGGCTATCAGGTGCACCTGGGCGGCGCGCTCGGCCTGGAGGCCGGGTTCGGCCGCAAGGTGCGTGGCCTGAAGGTCACCTCCGCGGAGCTGCCCGACTACGTCGAGCGCGTCCTCAAGCGGTTCCAGGCCGAGCGCACGGAGGGCGAGCGGTTCGCCGCCTGGGCCTCGCGTGCCAGCGAGGAGGCCCTCTCATGA
- a CDS encoding phosphoadenylyl-sulfate reductase: MTAVQEEKATEDLKALAEQAGRDLEDASALEILQWAAETFGKRFCVTSSMEDAVVAHLASRAMPGVDVVFLDTGYHFPETIGTRDAVEAVMDVNVITLTPRQTVAEQDAEYGPKLHDRDPDLCCKLRKVQPLEQGLTNYVAWATGLRRDESPTRANTAVVGWDEKRQKVKISPIARWTQDDVDAYVTEHGVLTNPLLMDGYASVGCAPCTRRVLEGEDARAGRWAGRAKTECGLHG; the protein is encoded by the coding sequence ATGACCGCGGTTCAGGAAGAGAAGGCGACCGAGGACCTCAAGGCGCTCGCCGAGCAGGCCGGCCGTGACCTGGAGGACGCCTCCGCGCTGGAGATCCTCCAGTGGGCGGCCGAGACCTTCGGCAAGCGTTTCTGCGTGACCTCGTCCATGGAGGACGCGGTGGTCGCCCACCTCGCCTCGCGCGCCATGCCCGGCGTGGACGTGGTGTTCCTCGACACCGGCTACCACTTCCCCGAGACCATCGGCACCCGCGACGCGGTCGAGGCCGTGATGGACGTCAACGTCATCACGCTCACCCCGCGTCAGACGGTCGCCGAGCAGGACGCCGAGTACGGGCCGAAGCTGCACGACCGCGACCCCGACCTGTGCTGCAAGCTGCGCAAGGTGCAGCCGCTGGAACAGGGGCTGACCAACTACGTGGCCTGGGCGACCGGCCTGCGTCGCGACGAGTCCCCGACCCGGGCGAACACTGCGGTCGTCGGCTGGGACGAGAAGCGCCAGAAGGTCAAGATCTCCCCCATCGCCCGCTGGACCCAGGACGACGTGGACGCGTACGTCACCGAGCACGGCGTGCTGACCAACCCCCTGCTGATGGACGGTTACGCGTCCGTCGGGTGCGCCCCCTGCACCCGACGGGTCCTGGAGGGCGAGGACGCGCGCGCCGGCCGCTGGGCGGGCCGCGCCAAGACCGAGTGCGGGCTGCACGGATGA
- a CDS encoding GAF domain-containing protein, which translates to MNMPQLAAVDAARAARVLNEVRDARLAGQPARLAPRPVIEQSWERLLRSGVDPEHDVRAGLLSTDEVRRRREESPLREVLPVLREGLLSVADAAHHIMVVADDEGRVLWREGCNPVLRKADGLGFELGADWGEAVVGTNGVGTPAVVRRPVQVFAAEHFVRSHAAWTCAGAPITDPRNGRLLGVVDVSGPLETMHPATLAWVDSVAKLAESRLREKHLDSLERLRAVAAPVLARLGGRAAAVDGDGWTAAVTGMPYASRIALPKSPSPGRRWLPTLGLCSIEPLAGGWLVRSVADATEPLPGGATRIVLDLTRPRRWSVTVSGGAGSWSHELSPRHAELLYLLATHRGGRSAAGLAEDVFGDSGRTVTVRAEMSRVRRYLGGFLEHQPYRFCEDAEVEVLLPADPMGLLPHSTAPAVVRNRASAP; encoded by the coding sequence ATGAACATGCCGCAGCTCGCGGCCGTCGACGCCGCGCGGGCGGCGCGGGTGCTCAACGAGGTGCGCGACGCCCGGCTGGCCGGTCAGCCGGCGCGCCTCGCGCCGCGCCCCGTGATCGAGCAGTCCTGGGAGCGGCTGCTGCGCAGCGGTGTCGATCCCGAACATGATGTCAGAGCGGGGCTGCTCAGCACCGACGAGGTGCGGCGACGGCGGGAGGAGTCGCCGTTGCGGGAAGTGTTGCCGGTGTTGCGGGAAGGGTTGCTGTCGGTCGCGGACGCCGCCCACCACATCATGGTCGTCGCCGATGACGAGGGCCGGGTGCTGTGGCGCGAGGGCTGCAACCCGGTGCTGCGCAAGGCCGACGGGCTCGGTTTCGAACTGGGCGCGGACTGGGGCGAGGCCGTGGTCGGCACCAACGGGGTGGGCACGCCGGCAGTGGTGCGCCGGCCCGTACAGGTGTTCGCCGCCGAGCACTTCGTGCGCTCGCACGCGGCCTGGACCTGCGCGGGCGCCCCGATCACCGACCCGCGCAACGGCCGGCTCCTCGGCGTGGTCGATGTCAGCGGGCCGCTGGAAACGATGCATCCGGCCACCCTCGCCTGGGTCGACTCGGTGGCGAAGCTCGCCGAGTCCAGGCTGCGGGAGAAGCACCTGGACTCGCTGGAACGGCTGCGCGCGGTGGCGGCGCCGGTGCTGGCCCGGCTCGGCGGCCGGGCGGCGGCGGTGGACGGGGACGGCTGGACGGCCGCGGTGACCGGGATGCCGTATGCGAGCCGGATCGCACTGCCCAAGTCGCCGTCCCCGGGCCGCCGCTGGTTGCCGACGCTGGGGTTGTGCTCGATCGAGCCGCTGGCCGGGGGTTGGCTGGTGCGGTCCGTGGCCGATGCCACCGAGCCGCTGCCGGGCGGCGCGACGCGGATCGTGCTGGACCTGACCCGGCCCCGGCGCTGGTCGGTGACGGTGTCGGGGGGTGCGGGGTCGTGGTCGCACGAGCTGAGTCCCCGACACGCCGAGTTGCTCTACCTGCTGGCGACGCACCGTGGCGGGCGCAGCGCGGCGGGCCTGGCCGAGGACGTGTTCGGCGACTCGGGCCGTACGGTGACGGTACGGGCCGAGATGTCTCGGGTGCGGCGGTATCTGGGGGGTTTTCTGGAACACCAACCGTATCGTTTCTGCGAGGATGCCGAGGTCGAGGTGCTCCTTCCGGCCGATCCGATGGGCCTGTTGCCCCATTCGACCGCGCCCGCCGTGGTGAGGAACCGGGCGTCGGCCCCGTAG
- a CDS encoding AraC family transcriptional regulator: protein MYEERASRLAGAVVWTNTPSAAFLMLPVLPDGCMDLLWSEGRLLVAGPDTRAHTPDGPPAPWAGIRLYPGTAPTLLGVPAHELRDRRVELADLWPASEVRRLSARVAAAAHPATALEALALERAAAPDPALRRLVAALAAGRPVAATADELGLGARQLHRRSLACFGYGPKTLARILRLQRALALVRKGVPYADTAARAGYADQAHLSRDVREFTGRTLGDLLRQGADLSSTRGRAPAAS from the coding sequence GTGTACGAGGAGAGGGCCTCCCGGCTGGCCGGGGCGGTGGTGTGGACGAACACGCCGTCGGCGGCGTTCCTCATGCTTCCCGTACTGCCCGATGGGTGCATGGACCTGTTGTGGAGCGAGGGCAGGCTACTGGTCGCCGGACCGGACACCCGGGCTCACACCCCCGACGGCCCGCCCGCGCCCTGGGCGGGCATCCGCCTCTACCCCGGCACGGCGCCTACCCTCCTCGGCGTACCCGCCCACGAACTGCGCGACCGCCGCGTGGAGTTGGCCGATCTCTGGCCGGCGTCGGAGGTACGGCGCCTGAGTGCCCGAGTCGCTGCGGCGGCGCACCCGGCGACGGCACTGGAGGCACTGGCGCTGGAGCGGGCCGCTGCGCCCGACCCCGCACTGCGTCGACTGGTCGCCGCGCTCGCGGCGGGCCGTCCGGTGGCCGCCACAGCGGACGAACTCGGCCTCGGCGCCCGCCAGTTGCACCGCCGCTCGCTGGCATGCTTCGGCTACGGGCCCAAGACGCTGGCCCGGATCCTGCGCCTGCAGCGCGCACTCGCACTGGTCCGCAAGGGCGTGCCGTACGCGGACACGGCGGCCCGCGCCGGTTACGCCGACCAGGCCCATCTCTCCCGAGACGTACGGGAGTTCACCGGCCGGACACTGGGCGACCTGCTGCGTCAAGGGGCCGACCTGTCCAGCACGCGAGGAAGGGCACCCGCGGCGTCCTGA
- a CDS encoding YihY/virulence factor BrkB family protein, protein MQPASQSPEQPGSPTGRLHRARALYRNVSKRRTAWLLLKDTVNSCIEYRILGLAAEAAFFTLLSVPPLLLSLIGLLGYVDDWTGTDSISSLENNLLEASRTVLSDKGVRQIAQPILDDVMKGGRPDVISIGFLFALWSGSRAVNVFIDTITVMYGLDGVRGIVKTRLVAFLLFVAALLIGSIALPLMVAGPDAVVGIVPWSTTVVQVLYWPVVIVLSVAFLTTLYHVSVPVRSPWIEDVPGALVALAMWVLGSFLLRIYLTNTIEGATIYGSLAAAVAVLLWIGVSAFAVLVGAAVNAAIDRVWPAAATAAARAANERLRQEEAEEYVARMAAIRSHEEDDPDDPDMPSEFPERWSRFLPPEDVTGRFRTHVKSSLKGHGGHGGHGEHGGSTGSGGNGSNSGGTGNSGNGQEQPPEG, encoded by the coding sequence GTGCAGCCAGCAAGTCAGTCACCCGAGCAACCCGGGAGCCCCACCGGGCGTCTCCACCGGGCGCGCGCCCTTTACCGGAACGTTTCCAAGCGCCGGACCGCCTGGCTGCTGTTGAAGGACACCGTCAACTCCTGCATCGAGTACCGCATCCTCGGCCTCGCCGCCGAAGCAGCCTTCTTCACGTTGCTGTCCGTGCCGCCCCTGCTGCTCAGCCTCATCGGTCTGCTCGGCTACGTCGACGACTGGACCGGCACCGACAGCATCAGCAGCCTGGAGAACAACCTCCTCGAGGCCTCGCGCACGGTCCTGTCCGACAAGGGCGTCCGACAGATCGCCCAGCCGATCCTCGACGACGTGATGAAGGGCGGCCGTCCCGACGTCATCTCCATCGGGTTCCTGTTCGCACTGTGGTCGGGCTCGCGTGCGGTAAACGTTTTCATCGACACGATCACCGTGATGTACGGCCTCGACGGCGTGCGCGGCATCGTCAAGACGCGGCTGGTGGCGTTCCTGCTGTTCGTGGCGGCCCTGCTGATCGGCTCCATCGCGCTGCCGCTGATGGTGGCAGGCCCGGACGCGGTGGTGGGGATCGTGCCCTGGTCGACGACCGTGGTGCAGGTCCTGTACTGGCCGGTCGTGATCGTCCTGTCCGTCGCGTTCCTGACCACGCTCTACCACGTCTCCGTGCCGGTGCGCTCCCCGTGGATCGAGGATGTGCCCGGCGCCCTCGTCGCCCTCGCCATGTGGGTGCTGGGCAGTTTCCTGCTGCGCATCTACCTGACGAACACGATCGAGGGTGCCACCATCTACGGCTCCCTCGCCGCCGCCGTCGCCGTACTGCTGTGGATCGGGGTGTCCGCCTTCGCCGTGCTGGTCGGCGCCGCCGTCAACGCCGCGATCGACCGCGTCTGGCCGGCCGCCGCGACGGCCGCGGCCCGCGCCGCCAACGAACGGCTGCGGCAGGAGGAGGCAGAGGAGTACGTCGCCCGCATGGCGGCGATCCGCTCTCACGAGGAGGACGACCCCGACGACCCCGACATGCCGTCCGAGTTCCCCGAAAGATGGTCCCGTTTCCTTCCGCCGGAGGACGTGACGGGACGGTTCCGGACACATGTGAAGAGCTCTTTGAAAGGCCACGGGGGGCACGGGGGCCACGGAGAGCACGGTGGCAGCACTGGCAGCGGCGGAAACGGCAGTAACAGCGGGGGCACTGGAAACAGCGGTAACGGGCAGGAACAGCCCCCGGAGGGGTAA
- the cysC gene encoding adenylyl-sulfate kinase, translated as MTTGATVWLTGLPSAGKTTIAQELAGRLREEGHLVEVLDGDEIREFISAGLGFSREDRHTNVQRIGFLAELLARNGVKALVPVIAPYADSREAVRKRHQEGGAAYIEVHVATPVEVCSVRDVKGLYAKQAAGELSGLTGVDDPYEEPETPDLRIESQHQSVQESAAAVHALLTERGLA; from the coding sequence GTGACGACCGGAGCCACCGTCTGGCTCACGGGTCTGCCGAGTGCCGGCAAGACCACCATCGCGCAGGAGCTGGCCGGCCGGCTGCGCGAGGAGGGCCACCTCGTCGAGGTGCTCGACGGCGACGAGATCCGCGAGTTCATCTCCGCGGGCCTCGGCTTCAGCCGCGAGGACCGGCACACCAACGTGCAGCGCATCGGCTTCCTCGCCGAACTGCTCGCCCGCAACGGCGTCAAGGCGCTCGTCCCGGTGATCGCGCCCTACGCGGACAGCCGAGAGGCGGTGCGCAAGCGCCACCAGGAGGGCGGGGCGGCGTACATCGAGGTCCACGTGGCGACCCCGGTCGAGGTGTGCTCCGTGCGTGATGTGAAGGGTCTGTACGCCAAGCAGGCGGCGGGCGAGCTGTCCGGGCTCACCGGGGTCGACGACCCCTACGAGGAGCCGGAGACGCCCGATCTGCGCATCGAGTCGCAGCACCAGAGTGTCCAGGAGTCCGCGGCCGCGGTCCACGCGCTGCTCACCGAAAGGGGACTGGCATGA
- a CDS encoding GNAT family N-acetyltransferase yields MTNIPVTTWSLEQTDPTDRLPAAAPEDDVRIVRSEVPSPEFSRFLYASVGGDIRWIDRLRWTYAQWQEHLARPGVETWVAYDRGTPAGYVELEPQDDGVVEIVYFGLIPAFRGRRIGGHLLAYGAARAWELADRWPGLPQTKRVWLHTCSLDGEHAMDNYQRRGFKLFDTRVEEKPEASAPGPWPGAFPA; encoded by the coding sequence ATGACCAACATTCCCGTGACCACATGGTCCCTGGAGCAGACCGACCCGACCGACCGCCTCCCGGCCGCCGCGCCCGAGGACGACGTCCGGATCGTCCGCTCCGAGGTCCCCTCCCCCGAGTTCAGCCGTTTCCTTTACGCGTCCGTCGGCGGGGACATCCGCTGGATCGACCGGCTGCGCTGGACGTACGCGCAGTGGCAGGAGCATCTGGCGCGCCCGGGGGTCGAGACATGGGTCGCGTACGACCGGGGCACTCCGGCCGGATACGTGGAGTTGGAGCCGCAGGACGACGGAGTCGTGGAGATCGTCTACTTCGGTCTGATCCCGGCTTTCCGGGGGCGGCGGATCGGCGGCCATCTGCTGGCGTACGGCGCCGCCCGCGCATGGGAGCTCGCGGACCGCTGGCCCGGACTACCGCAGACCAAGCGGGTGTGGCTGCATACGTGCAGCCTGGACGGTGAGCACGCCATGGACAACTACCAGCGGCGCGGTTTCAAACTGTTCGACACCAGGGTCGAGGAGAAGCCCGAGGCGTCCGCGCCGGGCCCCTGGCCGGGCGCGTTCCCGGCCTGA
- a CDS encoding acyl-CoA dehydrogenase family protein, producing MAGSTHTVTNQPPPLTGYDVYGTDQALVAAVERHLDPELLDEARGELSALGRAAGSAQLQEWAVQANEYPPKLRTHDRYGHRVDEVDFHPAWHRLLGKGVGAELTNAWGRPGGHVRRAAGFLVWTQVEAGNGCPLSMTHAAVPALRTDPELAAEWEPRLTSTIYDRELRPARLKAGALFGMGMTEKQGGSDVRASTTLATPLAEDGTYELTGHKWFCSAPMSDGFLVLARTAPVREGGGLTCFLVPRVLEDGTRNVFRLQRLKEKLGNRSNASSEVEFDGTWARRVGEEGRGVRTIIDMVAATRLDCVLGSAGLMRQAVAQAIHHCTYREAFGGKLVDKPLMRNVLADLALESEAATALALRLAAAYDDGGEQERALLRIAVPAAKYWVTKRCAPVAVEASECLGGNGYVEESGMPRLVRESPLNSVWEGAGNVQALDVLRALQREPQALNAYLQEVGRARGADHRLDGAIKGLLTELADLDGVEGRARRLAERFALVLQGALLVRFAPPEVADAFCASRLGGDGGAAFGTLPHSLDLAAVVDRAQPRL from the coding sequence ATGGCAGGCAGCACGCACACCGTGACCAACCAGCCCCCGCCCCTGACCGGGTACGACGTCTACGGCACCGACCAGGCACTGGTGGCTGCCGTGGAGCGGCACCTGGATCCGGAGCTGCTCGACGAGGCGCGCGGCGAGTTGTCGGCGCTCGGGCGGGCGGCCGGATCGGCGCAGTTGCAGGAGTGGGCGGTGCAGGCCAACGAGTATCCGCCGAAACTGCGCACGCACGACCGTTACGGCCATCGCGTCGACGAGGTCGACTTTCATCCGGCGTGGCACCGGCTGCTCGGCAAGGGTGTCGGGGCGGAGCTGACGAATGCCTGGGGGCGGCCGGGCGGGCATGTGCGGCGGGCGGCGGGGTTCCTGGTGTGGACGCAGGTCGAGGCGGGCAACGGCTGTCCGTTGTCGATGACCCATGCGGCGGTGCCCGCGCTGCGCACCGATCCGGAGCTGGCGGCCGAGTGGGAGCCCCGGCTGACGTCCACGATCTACGACCGTGAGCTGCGCCCGGCGCGTCTGAAGGCGGGGGCGCTGTTCGGGATGGGGATGACGGAGAAACAGGGTGGCAGCGACGTACGGGCGAGCACGACCCTCGCCACTCCTCTCGCCGAGGACGGGACGTACGAGCTGACCGGGCACAAGTGGTTCTGTTCGGCGCCGATGTCGGACGGTTTCCTGGTTCTTGCCCGGACGGCGCCGGTCCGGGAGGGAGGCGGGCTCACGTGTTTCCTTGTGCCGCGCGTTCTCGAAGACGGTACCCGTAACGTTTTCCGCCTCCAGCGGCTCAAGGAGAAGCTGGGGAACCGGTCCAACGCCTCCAGTGAGGTCGAGTTCGACGGGACGTGGGCGCGACGGGTCGGTGAGGAGGGGCGCGGGGTGCGCACGATCATCGACATGGTCGCGGCGACGCGGCTGGACTGTGTGCTGGGTTCGGCGGGGTTGATGCGGCAGGCGGTGGCGCAGGCGATCCATCACTGCACCTACCGTGAGGCGTTCGGCGGGAAACTCGTCGACAAACCGTTGATGCGCAATGTCCTGGCCGACCTCGCGCTGGAGTCGGAAGCGGCGACCGCGCTCGCGCTGCGGCTGGCGGCGGCCTACGACGACGGGGGTGAGCAGGAGCGGGCGCTGTTGCGGATCGCGGTTCCGGCGGCCAAGTACTGGGTGACCAAGCGCTGTGCGCCGGTGGCGGTGGAGGCGTCGGAATGCCTGGGTGGAAACGGTTACGTGGAGGAGTCGGGGATGCCCCGGCTGGTGCGTGAGTCGCCGCTCAACTCGGTGTGGGAGGGCGCCGGCAATGTCCAGGCGCTGGATGTCCTGCGGGCGCTGCAGCGGGAGCCGCAGGCGCTGAACGCGTATCTCCAGGAGGTGGGCCGGGCGCGTGGGGCCGATCACCGGCTGGACGGGGCGATCAAGGGCCTGCTGACGGAACTGGCGGATCTGGACGGCGTCGAGGGGCGGGCCCGGCGGCTGGCGGAGCGTTTCGCTCTGGTGCTTCAGGGTGCGCTGCTCGTTCGATTCGCGCCGCCGGAGGTCGCCGACGCGTTCTGCGCCTCGCGGCTGGGCGGGGATGGGGGTGCGGCCTTCGGTACGCTGCCCCACAGCCTGGACCTGGCGGCGGTCGTCGATCGGGCACAGCCCCGGCTTTGA
- a CDS encoding putative leader peptide translates to MSGTGIALVSRRHVDLGRMSSAICPAS, encoded by the coding sequence ATGTCCGGAACTGGAATTGCCTTGGTGAGTCGGCGACACGTCGACCTCGGCCGCATGTCCAGCGCCATCTGTCCGGCGAGCTGA
- the cysD gene encoding sulfate adenylyltransferase subunit CysD — MTTTVAAVEEGTATPYALSHLDALESEAVHIFREVAGEFERPVILFSGGKDSIVMLHLALKAFAPAAVPFSLLHVDTGHNFPEVLEYRDRTVAEHGLRLHVASVQDYIDRGVLKERPDGTRNPLQTLPLTEKIQAEKFDAVFGGGRRDEEKARAKERVFSLRDEFSQWDPRRQRPELWNLYNGRHAPGEHVRVFPLSNWTELDVWQYIAREGIELPEIYFAHEREVFARSGMWLTAGEWGGPKAGETVEKRLVRYRTVGDMSCTGAVDSDAVTLEQVITEIAASRLTERGATRADDKMSEAAMEDRKREGYF, encoded by the coding sequence ATGACGACGACCGTCGCTGCGGTCGAGGAGGGTACGGCCACCCCGTACGCCCTCTCGCACCTGGACGCGCTGGAGTCCGAGGCGGTGCACATCTTCCGCGAGGTGGCGGGCGAGTTCGAACGGCCGGTGATCCTGTTCTCCGGCGGCAAGGACTCCATCGTCATGCTGCACCTGGCGCTGAAGGCCTTCGCGCCGGCCGCGGTTCCCTTCTCGCTGCTGCACGTGGACACCGGGCACAACTTCCCCGAGGTCCTGGAGTACCGCGACCGGACGGTGGCGGAGCACGGGCTGCGGCTGCACGTGGCCTCCGTGCAGGACTACATCGACCGCGGCGTGCTCAAGGAGCGCCCGGACGGGACCCGCAACCCGCTGCAGACGCTGCCGCTGACGGAGAAGATCCAGGCGGAGAAGTTCGACGCGGTCTTCGGCGGAGGACGCCGGGACGAGGAGAAGGCCCGCGCCAAGGAGCGGGTGTTCTCCCTCCGGGACGAGTTCTCGCAGTGGGACCCGCGCCGCCAGCGCCCCGAGCTGTGGAACCTGTACAACGGCCGCCACGCACCCGGCGAGCACGTCCGCGTCTTCCCGCTGTCCAACTGGACCGAGCTGGACGTGTGGCAGTACATCGCCCGCGAGGGCATCGAGCTGCCGGAGATCTACTTCGCGCACGAGCGCGAGGTGTTCGCCCGCAGCGGCATGTGGCTCACCGCGGGCGAGTGGGGCGGACCCAAGGCCGGCGAGACCGTCGAGAAGCGGCTCGTGCGGTACCGGACCGTCGGTGACATGTCCTGCACGGGTGCCGTCGACTCGGACGCCGTGACGCTGGAGCAGGTCATCACGGAGATCGCCGCCTCCCGGCTCACCGAGCGCGGCGCCACCCGCGCCGACGACAAGATGTCCGAGGCCGCGATGGAAGACCGTAAGCGCGAGGGGTACTTCTAA